The Burkholderiales bacterium nucleotide sequence CACGAATGGATTCCGGGCGAACCCGGTTCAGCGCTCTACATTCGTCCCGTCATGATCGCGGCCGAGCCCACGCTGGAGGTCCGTGCCGCTCGCTCGTTCCTGCACTACATCATCCTGAGCCCGGTGGGTCCGTATTTCGGCAGCGGACTGAAGCCGGTCTCGGTCTACATCTCGCACGACCACGTGCGCGCCGTGCGCGGCGGAACGGGGGAAGCCAAGACCACCGCCAACTACGCCGGCAGCATCTACGTCACCGAGATTGCAAGAACGCTGGGCTTCCAGCAGGTATTGTGGCTCGACGCGGTCGAGCGCCGTTACGTCGAGGAATGCGGCGCCATGAACATCGCCTTCGTGTACGAAGGCGGTCACATCCGCACGCCGGCACTCTCCGGCAGCATTCTTCCCGGCGTCACGCGAGAGTCGATCTTGCGGCTGGCGCCCGATCTGGGCTATCGGATGAGCGAGGACCGCATCGACGTTGCGGAAATGCTCGCCGACCTCGAACGCGGCCGGATCACGGAAGTGTTCGCGATGGGTACCGGTGCGGTGATCGCTCCGGTTGGACGCTTCGGCTACCACGGCAAGGAATTCGAGGTCAACGCCATGCGGACTGGGCCGGTGGCGCAGCGGCTGTTCGACACCTTGACCGCGATCCAGTCGGGGCGGGCTCCCGACCCCTACGGCTGGACGCGCGTTGTCGAGGTCGCGACACCTGCGCACCCGCGCACCACGACTCGCGCCTGAACCGGCGAGCGCGCAAAGCCGTGATCGTCTGGACCATCGGCCACTCCACTCGCCGCATCGAGGATTTCGTCGCCCTGCTCGCGGCACACGAGATACGCCTGTTGATCGACGTGCGCCGCTTCCCGGCGTCGCGGCGCCACCCCCAGTTTCACGGAGAGGCACTGGCAGCCAGGCTGGCGGAGAACGCCATCGACTACCGGCACATTTCCGGGCTCGGCGGGCGCCGCAACCCCAGGCCGGATTCGCCGAACACCGCATGGCGCGAGCGAGGGTTCCGCGGATACGCCGACTACATGGACAGCGGAGCTTTCCAGAGTGCGCTGGCCGATCTTCTGGCCGCCGCCAGCGCGAGGCCGGCGGCAATCATGTGCGCCGAAGCCCGCTGGCGCCGCTGTCATCGCGGTCTGATCGCCGATGCGCTCAAGTCGCTCGGATGGAAGGTCGTGCACATCGTCGATGCGATAGGCACGGAAGAGCATCCCTATACCGCCGCCGCCCGAGTGATCGGCGGCCGGTTGACGTATGCGCCGGCACCCGTGCAGCAGGATCTCGATCTTTGAATGCAGGAGAACGACAGCGAATGCCCGACCTCCGGCGCTGCAAGTGGGCTTCCGACGGCGATGCGCTCTATCTCGCCTATCACGATCGCGAGTGGGGAGTGCCGCAGCACGACGATCGCGTGCTGTTCGAGTTTCTGATCCTGGAAAGTGCCCAGGCCGGCCTGTCCTGGTCCACCATCCTCAACAAGCGTGCGGGCTATCGCAGGGCATTCGCCGGGTTCGACCTCGAAAAGGTCGCGCGCTTCGGCGCCCGCGAAGCAGCTCGCCTGCTGTCCGATCCCGGCATCGTCCGCAACCGCGCGAAGATCCAGGCGGCCATCCTCAACGCCAGGGCCTGCCTCGCCGTGCAGGAAGAATTCGGCAGTCTCGACGCCTACCTCTGGCGGTTCGTCGACGGCAGGCCGCTCCAGAATCGATGGCGGACAATGCGCCAGGTGCCGGCGACGAGCGCCGTTTCCGACGCGCTGAGCAAGGACTTGAAGAGCCGCGGCTTCAAGTTCGTCGGCAGCACCATCCTGTACGCTTTCATGCAGGCGGTAGGGATGGTCAACGACCACACGGTGGACTGCTTTCGGTGGCGGGAACTGGGCGGCACGGCAAGGGCGCGCGCATGAAGCCGGAGAGGAATTACACGACTTCGGGGGACAGGCGCCGCGTCTCGGTGTCCGATGCCCTGCTCGCCGTGTCAAAGATCGAGCAAGGCATTGCGTCGGCTTCTTGCTTCGAGCACGGCACGCTCCAGGTCAAGATGTACCGCCCGCACGAGCAGGACCTGCAGAACGCGCACACCCGCGACGAGGTTTACGTGATCGCGCGTGGCTCCGGATGGTTCGTGAACGGCGCCGAGCGGCATCGGTTCCAGCCCGGCGACGTTCTGTTCGTGCCCGCCGGCGTGGCCCACCGGTTCGAGGCGTTCAGCGAGGACTTCTGCACCTGGGTGATCTTCTACGGGCCGGAAGGCGGCGAAGCCGCCGGCTGAACGCGAAAACCATCGATGTCGACAGCGAAACCTAATCTGGCGGTGTGGATCATGGTCGCCGCCAATGCCGCTGCGGCGATCGGGCTTCTTGCGGCCTGGCCGTGGCAGAGCGGCTTGCGCGGAATGCTCTTCCTGATCGTGGGCATGGTGCACGTCGTGCTCACGGTGGGCCTGTGGCGGATGAAGAACTGGGCACGGATCCTGATGATCTGCTACGCCCTGTTCCAGTTCGCCGGCCTGTCCATCGCAACGGTCGTCACTTTGGCGCTCGTGCAGGCGGACGGGCTGACGCCCGGCGCGCGACTGGAACTTGTGCTGGCGGGCGTCGTGCTGCCGTTGCTGCTTTGGGCTGCAATCTACCTGCTGCGTCCGGCGGGCCAGGCGTTGTTCCTCCGGCACTGAGCCCGGCGATTCACGATGCCGCAAGACTCTTCCACACCGGAATTCTGGGAGTCGCGCTACCGCGAACACACGACGCCCTGGGATGCCGGGCGCGTGCCCGACGCATTGCGTGCCTACGCGAAGCGCTTGCGGCCCGGAACCCGGATCCTGATCCCGGGATGCGGCTCGGCCTACGAGGCCTACTACCTGATCGAGAACGGCTTCGATGTTCTGGCCATCGACTTCAGCCCTGCCGCAGTCGATGCAGCACGCCGCACGATGGGCTGTTTCGCCGATCATGTGAAGCTCGCCGACTTCTTCGACTTCGATATCGGTGAGCCCTACGACGTGGTCTACGAGCGCGCCTTCCTGTGCGCGCTGCCGCCCCGGATCTGGCCACAGTATCCGACGCGGATGAAGCAAGTGTTACGCCCCGGCGGCGAGTTGGCGGGATTCTTCTTCTTCAGGGAGACGGAGAA carries:
- a CDS encoding branched-chain amino acid aminotransferase — its product is MSRQSIRIEPLSAPRAVQLPAELGFGRHFTNRMFTQRYTAKRGWHDATIGPYRALDLDPAAQILHSGQNIFEGTKAYLRPDGRVNFFRIDRNMARFNRSAERMSMPQVDPEAHIAAIETLVRLEHEWIPGEPGSALYIRPVMIAAEPTLEVRAARSFLHYIILSPVGPYFGSGLKPVSVYISHDHVRAVRGGTGEAKTTANYAGSIYVTEIARTLGFQQVLWLDAVERRYVEECGAMNIAFVYEGGHIRTPALSGSILPGVTRESILRLAPDLGYRMSEDRIDVAEMLADLERGRITEVFAMGTGAVIAPVGRFGYHGKEFEVNAMRTGPVAQRLFDTLTAIQSGRAPDPYGWTRVVEVATPAHPRTTTRA
- a CDS encoding cupin domain-containing protein — translated: MKPERNYTTSGDRRRVSVSDALLAVSKIEQGIASASCFEHGTLQVKMYRPHEQDLQNAHTRDEVYVIARGSGWFVNGAERHRFQPGDVLFVPAGVAHRFEAFSEDFCTWVIFYGPEGGEAAG
- a CDS encoding methyltransferase codes for the protein MPQDSSTPEFWESRYREHTTPWDAGRVPDALRAYAKRLRPGTRILIPGCGSAYEAYYLIENGFDVLAIDFSPAAVDAARRTMGCFADHVKLADFFDFDIGEPYDVVYERAFLCALPPRIWPQYPTRMKQVLRPGGELAGFFFFRETEKGPPFGTSPQALHALLDPGFEQVEERPVDDSIPVFQGAERWQVWRRR
- a CDS encoding DUF488 domain-containing protein; the protein is MIVWTIGHSTRRIEDFVALLAAHEIRLLIDVRRFPASRRHPQFHGEALAARLAENAIDYRHISGLGGRRNPRPDSPNTAWRERGFRGYADYMDSGAFQSALADLLAAASARPAAIMCAEARWRRCHRGLIADALKSLGWKVVHIVDAIGTEEHPYTAAARVIGGRLTYAPAPVQQDLDL
- a CDS encoding DNA-3-methyladenine glycosylase I produces the protein MPDLRRCKWASDGDALYLAYHDREWGVPQHDDRVLFEFLILESAQAGLSWSTILNKRAGYRRAFAGFDLEKVARFGAREAARLLSDPGIVRNRAKIQAAILNARACLAVQEEFGSLDAYLWRFVDGRPLQNRWRTMRQVPATSAVSDALSKDLKSRGFKFVGSTILYAFMQAVGMVNDHTVDCFRWRELGGTARARA